A section of the Castanea sativa cultivar Marrone di Chiusa Pesio chromosome 12, ASM4071231v1 genome encodes:
- the LOC142621289 gene encoding SWI/SNF complex subunit SWI3C-like: MKECEQVERTRRRIAAERARMKSARFVSAGATSPMILPGVGPSMVNNNTSNNRQQIISASPSQPSIPGYNNNQPVHPHMPFMPRQQMFGMGPRLPMSAIQQSPTSNVMFNSSGNVQPTLNQPMLRLVSGTSSSLG; the protein is encoded by the coding sequence ATGAAAGAATGCGAACAAGTTGAGAGGACAAGACGGAGGATTGCCGCTGAGAGGGCCCGCATGAAATCAGCTCGATTTGTATCTGCTGGGGCCACTTCACCAATGATTCTACCAGGTGTTGGTCCTTCCATGGTTAACAATAATACCAGCAACAATAGGCAACAAATTATATCAGCTTCACCTTCACAGCCGAGCATTCCGGGATATAATAACAATCAACCAGTCCATCCCCACATGCCATTTATGCCGCGGCAGCAAATGTTTGGAATGGGGCCAAGGTTGCCCATGTCAGCAATACAGCAGTCACCTACTTCAAATGTCATGTTCAACTCTTCAGGGAATGTACAGCCTACTCTCAATCAACCAATGCTTCGACTTGTATCTGGTACTAGCTCTAGTTTAGGTTAG